The Acanthochromis polyacanthus isolate Apoly-LR-REF ecotype Palm Island chromosome 17, KAUST_Apoly_ChrSc, whole genome shotgun sequence genome has a window encoding:
- the LOC110953178 gene encoding replication protein A 70 kDa DNA-binding subunit-like isoform X2, producing MSVRLTEGAVEALFKGVEVNNPMLQLLSIRQIGAPSASPRFRLMMSDGQHSLSSVILATQLNYLIEQNLLVPNCVCLLKKIIINTLADGRHVVIVMDLEILQSAEETGGKIGNPTPCSADGKNSSPKKVSSSTSVSASPPSAAVPGTSYSSSNTFSASGGRGRGFTGKAPVNASPMKASPMKASPMKASPMKASPMKASPMKASPMKASPMKTSPMKASPMKASPMKASPMKANSASPAKAMSIANLNPYQSKWTIRARVTNKSNIRTWSNSRGEGKLFSFEIVDESGEIKITAFNNEVDKFFSLVEQGKVYYISKATLKAANKQYTTLKHEYEMTLHANSSIVPCDDIQGVPTLNCDFVPIAELENRDKDAIIDLIGVCKSAEDVSRITTKSSREVSKRELSLIDTTGKVVTVTLWGDEAEKFDSSGQPVVAIKGARLSDFGGRSLSALFSSTVMVNPDIPEAFRLRAWYDKEGYALDSQSLTETRSSVSGSRMNWKMLSDVKSESMGHGEKADYFSCIATVVYIRKENCLYQACPSADCNKKVIDQQNGLYRCEKCNRDFPNFKYRLLLSANLADFGDNQWVTCFQETAEVLLGHSAEALGQLRDTDEDAFDEVFQKATFRTHIFKNRAKLETYNDECRVKVTVLEVLPVNHREYSRRLLSNIHKLAS from the exons ATGAGTGTAAGACTCACAGAGGGGGCGGTTGAA GCCCTGTTCAAAGGTGTAGAGGTGAACAACCccatgctgcagctgctg AGCATCCGTCAGATCGGTGCGCCCTCAGCCTCACCCAGGTTCCGGCTTATGATGAGTGATGGTCAGCACTCTTTGTCAT ctGTCATTCTGGCCACGCAGTTGAACTATCTGATAGAGCAGAACCTCCTGGTaccaaactgtgtgtgtttgctgaagAAGATCATCATCAACACATTGGCAGATGGCAG ACATGTGGTGATTGTGATGGACTTGGAGATATTGCAGTCGGCTGAGGAGACTGGAGGAAAGATTGGAAATCCCACTCCATGCAGTGCAGATG GTAAGAATTCATCTCCAAAGAAGGTGTCTTCAAGTACCTCTGTTTCAGCTTCCCCTCCATCTGCAGCAGTACCTGGAACCTCCTATAGCAGCAGCAACA ctttttctgcTTCGGGAGGTCGAGGAAGAGGATTTACAGGAAAAGCACCCGTGAACGCTTCGCCCATGAAAGCTTCGCCCATGAAAGCTTCGCCCATGAAAGCTTCGCCCATGAAAGCTTCGCCCATGAAAGCTTCGCCCATGAAAGCTTCGCCCATGAAAGCTTCGCCCATGAAGACTTCGCCCATGAAAGCTTCGCCCATGAAAGCTTCACCCATGAAAGCTTCACCCATGAAGGCCAACAGCGCCTCTCCAGCAAAAGCAATGTCCATTGCTAACCTCAACCCTTACCAAAGCAA GTGGACTATCAGAGCCAGAGTCACCAACAAGTCCAACATCCGCACATGGAGCAATTCTAGAGGAGAGGGCAAGCTCTTCTCCTTTGAGATAGTGGATGAAAGT GGAGAAATCAAGATCACTGCCTTTAACAACGAAGTGGACAAGTTTTTCTCTCTAGTGGAGCAAGGCAAG GTGTACTACATCTCCAAGGCGACACTTAAGGCGGCTAACAAACAGTACACGACGCTGAAGCACGAGTACGAGATGACCCTCCACGCTAATTCATCCATTGTGCCGTGTGATGACATTCAGGGTGTCCCCACACTCAACTGTGACTTTGTGCCCATCGCCGAGCTGGAAAACAGAGACAAAGATGCTATCATTG ATTTGATTGGAGTGTGTAAGAGTGCTGAGGATGTATCCCGTATCACCACTAAGTCCAGCAGAGAAGTCTCCAAGAGGGAACTCAGCCTAATAGACACAACCGGCAAAGTGGTGACAGTCACACTGTGGGGAGACGAG gCGGAAAAGTTTGACAGCTCTGGGCAGCCTGTGGTTGCCATCAAAGGAGCTCGCTTGTCTGATTTTGGGGGCAGATCTCTCTCTGCTTTGTTCAGCTCAACAGTCATGGTCAACCCAGACATACCAGAGGCCTTTAGACTGAGGGCGTG GTATGACAAGGAAGGCTATGCACTCGACAGCCAGTCACTGACAGAGACGAGGTCATCAGTTAGTGGCTCAAGGATGAACTGGAAAATGCTGAGTGATGTTAAGAGTGAAAGCATGGGACATGGAGAGAAG GCGGACTATTTCAGCTGCATAGCAACAGTGGTGTACATACGCAAGGAGAATTGTCTGTACCAGGCCTGTCCATCTGCCGACTGCAACAAGAAAGTCATTGACCAACAGAATGGACTGTACCGCTGCGAGAAGTGTAACCGAGACTTCCCCAACTTCAAATACAGACTCTTACTTTCT GCCAACTTAGCAGACTTCGGGGATAACCAGTGGGTGACATGCTTCCAGGAGACGGCTGAGGTCCTGTTAGGCCACAGTGCAGAAGCACTGGGACAGCTTAGAGACAca GACGAAGATGCATTTGATGAAGTCTTCCAGAAAGCCACCTTCAGAACTCACATCTTTAAAAACCGAGCCAAGCTGGAGACGTACAAC GATGAGTGTCGAGTGAAGGTAACTGTATTGGAAGTCCTACCGGTCAACCACAGGGAATACAGCAGGAGACTGCTCAGTAACATCCACAAATTGGCGAGCTGA
- the LOC110953178 gene encoding replication protein A 70 kDa DNA-binding subunit-like isoform X1 produces the protein MSVRLTEGAVEALFKGVEVNNPMLQLLSIRQIGAPSASPRFRLMMSDGQHSLSSVILATQLNYLIEQNLLVPNCVCLLKKIIINTLADGRHVVIVMDLEILQSAEETGGKIGNPTPCSADGKNSSPKKVSSSTSVSASPPSAAVPGTSYSSSNTAFSASGGRGRGFTGKAPVNASPMKASPMKASPMKASPMKASPMKASPMKASPMKASPMKTSPMKASPMKASPMKASPMKANSASPAKAMSIANLNPYQSKWTIRARVTNKSNIRTWSNSRGEGKLFSFEIVDESGEIKITAFNNEVDKFFSLVEQGKVYYISKATLKAANKQYTTLKHEYEMTLHANSSIVPCDDIQGVPTLNCDFVPIAELENRDKDAIIDLIGVCKSAEDVSRITTKSSREVSKRELSLIDTTGKVVTVTLWGDEAEKFDSSGQPVVAIKGARLSDFGGRSLSALFSSTVMVNPDIPEAFRLRAWYDKEGYALDSQSLTETRSSVSGSRMNWKMLSDVKSESMGHGEKADYFSCIATVVYIRKENCLYQACPSADCNKKVIDQQNGLYRCEKCNRDFPNFKYRLLLSANLADFGDNQWVTCFQETAEVLLGHSAEALGQLRDTDEDAFDEVFQKATFRTHIFKNRAKLETYNDECRVKVTVLEVLPVNHREYSRRLLSNIHKLAS, from the exons ATGAGTGTAAGACTCACAGAGGGGGCGGTTGAA GCCCTGTTCAAAGGTGTAGAGGTGAACAACCccatgctgcagctgctg AGCATCCGTCAGATCGGTGCGCCCTCAGCCTCACCCAGGTTCCGGCTTATGATGAGTGATGGTCAGCACTCTTTGTCAT ctGTCATTCTGGCCACGCAGTTGAACTATCTGATAGAGCAGAACCTCCTGGTaccaaactgtgtgtgtttgctgaagAAGATCATCATCAACACATTGGCAGATGGCAG ACATGTGGTGATTGTGATGGACTTGGAGATATTGCAGTCGGCTGAGGAGACTGGAGGAAAGATTGGAAATCCCACTCCATGCAGTGCAGATG GTAAGAATTCATCTCCAAAGAAGGTGTCTTCAAGTACCTCTGTTTCAGCTTCCCCTCCATCTGCAGCAGTACCTGGAACCTCCTATAGCAGCAGCAACA cagctttttctgcTTCGGGAGGTCGAGGAAGAGGATTTACAGGAAAAGCACCCGTGAACGCTTCGCCCATGAAAGCTTCGCCCATGAAAGCTTCGCCCATGAAAGCTTCGCCCATGAAAGCTTCGCCCATGAAAGCTTCGCCCATGAAAGCTTCGCCCATGAAAGCTTCGCCCATGAAGACTTCGCCCATGAAAGCTTCGCCCATGAAAGCTTCACCCATGAAAGCTTCACCCATGAAGGCCAACAGCGCCTCTCCAGCAAAAGCAATGTCCATTGCTAACCTCAACCCTTACCAAAGCAA GTGGACTATCAGAGCCAGAGTCACCAACAAGTCCAACATCCGCACATGGAGCAATTCTAGAGGAGAGGGCAAGCTCTTCTCCTTTGAGATAGTGGATGAAAGT GGAGAAATCAAGATCACTGCCTTTAACAACGAAGTGGACAAGTTTTTCTCTCTAGTGGAGCAAGGCAAG GTGTACTACATCTCCAAGGCGACACTTAAGGCGGCTAACAAACAGTACACGACGCTGAAGCACGAGTACGAGATGACCCTCCACGCTAATTCATCCATTGTGCCGTGTGATGACATTCAGGGTGTCCCCACACTCAACTGTGACTTTGTGCCCATCGCCGAGCTGGAAAACAGAGACAAAGATGCTATCATTG ATTTGATTGGAGTGTGTAAGAGTGCTGAGGATGTATCCCGTATCACCACTAAGTCCAGCAGAGAAGTCTCCAAGAGGGAACTCAGCCTAATAGACACAACCGGCAAAGTGGTGACAGTCACACTGTGGGGAGACGAG gCGGAAAAGTTTGACAGCTCTGGGCAGCCTGTGGTTGCCATCAAAGGAGCTCGCTTGTCTGATTTTGGGGGCAGATCTCTCTCTGCTTTGTTCAGCTCAACAGTCATGGTCAACCCAGACATACCAGAGGCCTTTAGACTGAGGGCGTG GTATGACAAGGAAGGCTATGCACTCGACAGCCAGTCACTGACAGAGACGAGGTCATCAGTTAGTGGCTCAAGGATGAACTGGAAAATGCTGAGTGATGTTAAGAGTGAAAGCATGGGACATGGAGAGAAG GCGGACTATTTCAGCTGCATAGCAACAGTGGTGTACATACGCAAGGAGAATTGTCTGTACCAGGCCTGTCCATCTGCCGACTGCAACAAGAAAGTCATTGACCAACAGAATGGACTGTACCGCTGCGAGAAGTGTAACCGAGACTTCCCCAACTTCAAATACAGACTCTTACTTTCT GCCAACTTAGCAGACTTCGGGGATAACCAGTGGGTGACATGCTTCCAGGAGACGGCTGAGGTCCTGTTAGGCCACAGTGCAGAAGCACTGGGACAGCTTAGAGACAca GACGAAGATGCATTTGATGAAGTCTTCCAGAAAGCCACCTTCAGAACTCACATCTTTAAAAACCGAGCCAAGCTGGAGACGTACAAC GATGAGTGTCGAGTGAAGGTAACTGTATTGGAAGTCCTACCGGTCAACCACAGGGAATACAGCAGGAGACTGCTCAGTAACATCCACAAATTGGCGAGCTGA